In Gemmatimonadales bacterium, the genomic window CCGAAGAAGTGCCGCGCCAGCGCCTGGTAGAGGATGTCGGTCACCAGGCTCGACTTCCCCGAGCCCGACACGCCGGTCACCGCGATGAACAGGCCGAGCGGGAAGTCCACCGTGAGGTTCTTGAGGTTGTGCTCGCGCGCCCCGAGCAGCCGCAGCACCCGGCCGCGCTCGGGCGCGCGGCGCGCGGGGGGCACCGCGATGCGCAGCTCGCGGCGCAGGTAGCGGCCGGTGAGCGACGCGTCGTGGGCGAGCACCTGAGCGAGCGTGCCCTCGACCACGACCTCGCCGCCGTGCCGGCCGGCGCGCGGCCCGAGGTCCACGATGTGGTCGGCGGCGCGGATGGTCTCCTCGTCGTGCTCCACCACCAGGACCGTGTTGCCCAGGTCCCGCAGCTCGCGGAGCGTGGCGAGGAGCCGGGTGTTGTCCCGCGCGTGCAGGCCGATGGACGGCTCGTCGAGGATGTACAGCACGCCCACCAGCCGCGAGCCGATCTGGGTCGCCAGCCGGATGCGCTGCGCCTCGCCGCCCGCCAGCGAGCCGGCGGAGCGGCCGAGGGTGAGGTATTCGAGCCCGACGTTCACCAGGAAGCGGAGCCGGTCGCGGATCTCCTTGAGGATGGGGCCGGCCACCTCCGCATCCAGGCCCGGCTTCCCGCCCTCCCGGAGCGGCAGCGCCTCGACGAACGCGAGCGCCGCGCCGACCGACATCTCGACCACGTCGCCGATGCTCTTTCCCTCCACCAGCACCGACAGGCTCTCGCGCTTGAGCCGTTTGCCGCCGCAGGTCGAGCACGGCCGCTCGATCATGTACGCCTCGAGCTGCTCGCGGACCGCGTCCGAGGTCGTGTCGCGGTAGCGCCGCTCGACGTTGCGCAGGATGCCTTCCCAGCCCGACTCGTACTCGCCGTGGAACTTCTCGCTCTCGTAGCGGAACTTGACCTTCCGGCCCTCGATGCCGTACAGCAGCGCCTGCCGCGTCGCGGCCGGCAGGTCCTGCCACGGCGTATTGAGATCGAACTTCAGCTCGCGGCTCAGCGTCGGCAGGATGACCTTCCGCAGGTACCCGCTCGGCTCGCCCCACGGCAACACGACGCCCTCGAGGATCGAAATGCCCTCGCCCCCGAGCGCGAGCTGCTCGCTCACCTCGCGGCGGGTGCCGAGGCCGGAACAGTCGGGGCACGCGCCGAACGGCGAGTTGAAGGAGAACTGCCGCGGCTCCAGCTCCGGCAGCGACAGGCCGCACACCGGGCACGCGTAGCGCTCCGAGAACGTCGTGCTCACCGGCGCGCCGCGGCCCTGCCGCTCGACCTCGACCACGCCGTCCGCGGCCTTGAGCGCGGTCTCCACGCTGTCGGCCAGGCGCTGGCGGTCCTCGGCCTGCACCGTCAGGCGATCCACGACGATGGCGATGTCGTGGTTCTGGCGGCGGTTGAGCTTGGGGACCTGCTCCAGCTCGTACACCGCGCCGTCCACCCGCGCGCGCACGAATCCGGCGCGCCGCGCCTCCTCGAACAGGTCGCGGAACTCGCCCTTGCGCCCGCGCACCAGCGGCGCGAGCACCTCGATCTTCGTGCCCGCCGGCCAGGCGAGCACCGTGTCGGTGATCTGGCTCGCCGACTGACGGGCGATGGGCGACCCGTCGTTGGGGCAGTGCGGCGTCCCGGCCCGCGCATACAGCAGCCGCAGGTAGTCGTAGATCTCGGTCACGGTGCCGACGGTGGAGCGCGGGTTCTGGCCGGCGCTCTTCTGCTCGATGGCGATCGCGGGCGAGAGCCCCTCGATCACGTCCACGTCCGGCTTCTCCATCAGGCCGAGGAACTGCCGGGCGTACGCCGACAGCGACTCGACGTAGCGGCGCTGCCCTTCGGCGTAGATGGTGTCGAACGCGAGCGACGACTTGCCCGAGCCGCTGAGCCCGGTGATGACCGTCAGGCTGCCGCGCGGGATGGCGACGTCGATGTTCTTGAGGTTGTGCTCGCGGGCACCGCGGACGATGAGCCGGTCGTCGGGCATAGCACGGTAGCATACGCTGGCGAGGGGGGCGATTTCAACACACGGGTGTAGGGTGTGAGGGTGTAGGGTCGAGGACGGCACATGCCAGCCAGCGCCCACACCCTCCCCCCTACACCCTCCCCCCTACACCCTGCTACACATTCTCCAATGCCAGCCGAACATCTGCAGACCGCGACCCTCGCCGGGGGCTGCTTCTGGTGCCTGGAGGCCGCGTACCTGGAGCTAAAGGGGATCGAGCGCGTGGACCCGGGCTATGCCGGCGGCCACGTGCCGAAGCCGACGTACGAGCAGGTGTGCACGGGCGACACGGGCCACGCCGAGGTCGTGCAGATCACCTTCGACCCGTCGGTCATCACGTACCGCGAGGTGCTGGAGGTGTTCTTCACGATCCACGATCCGACGACGCTCAACCGCCAGGGCGCCGACGTGGGCACGCAGTACCGCTCCGCGATCTTCTACCACTCGCCCGAGCAGAAGGCGACGGCCGAGGCGGTGATGGCCGAGCTGGAAACCGAGCGGGTGTGGAGCGACCGGATCGTGACGCAGCTCGTGCCCTACGAGCTGTTCTACCCGGCCGAGGAGTACCACCGCGACTACTACCGGCGGAACCCGAACCAGGGTTACTGCCGCATCGTCATCGCGCCGAAAGTGTCGAAGCTGCGGAAGGTGTACTTCGAGAAGCTGAAGAAGTGACCTAGCGCTTCTCCACCCTGCTCGTCCACGCGTCGCCGTGGTAGTCGCGGGTGTCGATCACGACACGCTTGAGGTCCGCCGAGTAGTCCAGACCCGCGACGGGGCGCGGGACCGTGCCCACCAGCTCGAGCTTCCCGGGCGCCGCCAGCCGATAGAGCGTCACGGACTCCTGTGAGGGATACAGCTCGAGGGCGACCGCGCCGCCGTCGAGAAAGTCCATGGAGCCGCCTTCCGCGAAGTGCGTCGCCCACATCACCGGAGTGCCGCCGTCGGACGGGACGACGGCGATGCCGACGGTGTCGAACGTCGCGGCGTTCCAGCCTGACATCCCGATCCAGCGGCCGGCCGGGTCGGCGACGACCTGGGTCAGGACGCCGAACCAGGACGGCTTCTTCACCTCGATGTTCCTCCCGGCCCGCTGGATCACGATCCGGTCGTCGCTCCCCGGAATCCACGCCCAGCCGTCCGGCAGCGTCGTGATGTCCACGATGTTGGTGTCCGGCAGCTCCAAGGCACGCTCCACCGCACCCGTCCGGACGTCGACCAGCGCGACGTGCTGGCCGTGGGTTCCGGTCGCGACGAGCACGGAGACCGAATCCCGCCAGAAAGCGCTGAAGACCCGGCCCGCTGTCTGCAGCGGTACCTCGGCGCCACCCGCGA contains:
- the uvrA gene encoding excinuclease ABC subunit UvrA, whose protein sequence is MPDDRLIVRGAREHNLKNIDVAIPRGSLTVITGLSGSGKSSLAFDTIYAEGQRRYVESLSAYARQFLGLMEKPDVDVIEGLSPAIAIEQKSAGQNPRSTVGTVTEIYDYLRLLYARAGTPHCPNDGSPIARQSASQITDTVLAWPAGTKIEVLAPLVRGRKGEFRDLFEEARRAGFVRARVDGAVYELEQVPKLNRRQNHDIAIVVDRLTVQAEDRQRLADSVETALKAADGVVEVERQGRGAPVSTTFSERYACPVCGLSLPELEPRQFSFNSPFGACPDCSGLGTRREVSEQLALGGEGISILEGVVLPWGEPSGYLRKVILPTLSRELKFDLNTPWQDLPAATRQALLYGIEGRKVKFRYESEKFHGEYESGWEGILRNVERRYRDTTSDAVREQLEAYMIERPCSTCGGKRLKRESLSVLVEGKSIGDVVEMSVGAALAFVEALPLREGGKPGLDAEVAGPILKEIRDRLRFLVNVGLEYLTLGRSAGSLAGGEAQRIRLATQIGSRLVGVLYILDEPSIGLHARDNTRLLATLRELRDLGNTVLVVEHDEETIRAADHIVDLGPRAGRHGGEVVVEGTLAQVLAHDASLTGRYLRRELRIAVPPARRAPERGRVLRLLGAREHNLKNLTVDFPLGLFIAVTGVSGSGKSSLVTDILYQALARHFFGAKLIPGAHDRIEGLDLVDKVIDIDQSPIGRTPRSNPATYTGLFSPIREIFTELPEAKMRGYGPGRFSFNVKGGRCEACQGDGLVKIEMHFLPDVYVPCDVCRGRRYNRETLEVRFKGKNIADVLDLTVAEALEYFANQPRVHAKLETLNDVGLGYIHLGQSATTLSGGEAQRVKLATELSKRDTGRTLYILDEPTTGLHFEDVRLLLEVLHRLVEKGNTVVVIEHNLDVVKTADWVIDLGPEGGDAGGQVVAAGTPETVARHAGSHTGRALAPLLATGRKSA
- the msrA gene encoding peptide-methionine (S)-S-oxide reductase MsrA — protein: MPAEHLQTATLAGGCFWCLEAAYLELKGIERVDPGYAGGHVPKPTYEQVCTGDTGHAEVVQITFDPSVITYREVLEVFFTIHDPTTLNRQGADVGTQYRSAIFYHSPEQKATAEAVMAELETERVWSDRIVTQLVPYELFYPAEEYHRDYYRRNPNQGYCRIVIAPKVSKLRKVYFEKLKK